The following coding sequences lie in one Alicyclobacillus curvatus genomic window:
- the uvrB gene encoding excinuclease ABC subunit UvrB, translated as MEKYLHPIGGIVLSAKDGRFELVSEYQPQGDQPAAIDNLVDGLNRGLKHQTLLGVTGSGKTFTMANVVARVNRPTLVIAHNKTLAAQLAAEFREFFPNNAVEYFVSYYDYYQPEAYIPSTDTYIEKDAKINDEIDKLRHSATASLLERNDVLVVASVSAIYGLGNPEEYRNHVLSLRPGMERRRDDILRRLVDMQYERNDINFTRGTFRVRGDVVEIFPASRGEQAIRVELFGDEIDRITEIDVLTGEVLGIRDHVGIYPASHFVTSRPRLEAAIARIQDELAERLTELRDNGKLLEAQRLEQRTNYDIEMMREIGFCSGIENYSRHLEGRSAGEPPHSLLDYFPDDFLTIIDESHQTLPQVRGMYGGDRTRKLTLIEHGFRLPSAADNRPLTFDEFEGKLGQSLYVSATPGPYELEHQQNQVEQIIRPTGLLDPEVFVRPIKGQIDDLVGEIHERTKKGERVLVTTLTKKMSEDLTDYFKELGIKVRYMHSDIKTMERMVILRDLRLGAFDVLVGINLLREGLDLPEVSLVAILDADKEGFLRAERSLIQTIGRAARNANGQVIMYADGITASMRVAMDETMRRRERQKAFNELHGITPTTIQKAVRDVIEATKAAESQADYVTAAQRAANLSAKEKKELIAKLQQEMKNAAKELQFERAAELRDMIVELSAS; from the coding sequence ATGGAGAAATATCTGCATCCGATTGGAGGGATTGTGTTGTCGGCAAAAGACGGACGATTTGAATTGGTGTCCGAGTATCAGCCCCAAGGAGATCAGCCAGCTGCCATTGACAATCTGGTCGATGGGCTGAACCGTGGGTTGAAGCACCAGACCCTTCTCGGCGTCACCGGATCGGGCAAGACGTTCACGATGGCCAACGTTGTCGCGAGAGTGAATCGACCGACACTCGTGATTGCCCACAACAAGACCCTCGCAGCACAATTGGCGGCCGAATTCCGCGAGTTCTTCCCGAATAACGCCGTCGAGTACTTTGTCAGTTATTACGACTACTATCAGCCGGAGGCGTACATCCCGTCGACGGATACTTATATTGAAAAAGACGCCAAGATTAATGACGAGATTGATAAACTACGGCACTCCGCAACCGCATCGCTGCTCGAACGGAACGATGTTCTCGTGGTCGCCAGCGTGTCCGCCATCTACGGTCTCGGTAATCCAGAAGAATATCGCAATCATGTTCTCTCCCTTCGCCCTGGCATGGAGCGCCGTCGAGACGACATTTTACGTCGGCTTGTCGACATGCAGTACGAGCGCAATGACATCAACTTCACTCGAGGCACCTTCCGGGTCCGCGGCGACGTGGTCGAGATTTTCCCGGCGTCACGCGGAGAACAGGCGATTCGCGTGGAACTCTTCGGAGATGAGATTGATCGGATCACTGAGATAGATGTTCTGACAGGAGAAGTGCTTGGCATCAGAGATCATGTCGGAATTTATCCGGCATCTCACTTTGTCACCTCACGGCCACGCCTCGAGGCCGCCATCGCGCGGATTCAGGATGAACTCGCGGAGAGGCTCACAGAGCTTCGAGACAATGGCAAACTGCTCGAGGCCCAACGCCTTGAACAGCGCACCAACTACGACATCGAGATGATGAGGGAAATCGGCTTCTGTTCGGGGATTGAGAACTATTCGCGCCATCTGGAAGGCCGATCCGCTGGGGAACCGCCGCACAGCCTGCTCGACTACTTCCCGGACGACTTTCTCACCATCATCGACGAGTCACACCAGACATTGCCGCAGGTCAGAGGCATGTACGGGGGCGACCGGACGCGCAAGCTGACCCTGATTGAGCACGGTTTCCGCTTGCCATCGGCTGCAGACAACAGACCGCTCACGTTTGACGAGTTCGAGGGCAAGCTCGGTCAGTCACTGTACGTGTCGGCCACACCCGGTCCATACGAGCTCGAGCACCAGCAAAATCAGGTGGAGCAAATCATCCGCCCGACCGGGCTCCTGGACCCTGAGGTGTTTGTGCGACCGATTAAGGGTCAAATTGACGATCTCGTTGGTGAGATTCACGAGCGCACCAAGAAGGGCGAGCGTGTCCTCGTGACGACGCTAACGAAGAAGATGTCAGAGGACCTGACAGACTACTTTAAGGAACTCGGTATCAAAGTCCGCTACATGCACTCGGATATTAAGACGATGGAGCGCATGGTCATCCTGCGCGATCTGCGGCTTGGGGCGTTTGATGTGCTCGTCGGCATCAACCTGCTGCGCGAAGGTCTCGACCTCCCGGAAGTCTCCCTGGTTGCCATTCTCGACGCAGATAAGGAAGGGTTTCTGCGCGCGGAGCGGTCCTTGATTCAGACGATTGGCCGCGCCGCTCGAAACGCGAATGGGCAGGTCATCATGTACGCCGATGGGATAACGGCGTCGATGCGCGTAGCGATGGACGAGACGATGCGGCGCAGGGAGCGGCAGAAGGCGTTCAATGAATTGCACGGCATCACCCCGACCACCATTCAAAAGGCCGTCCGTGATGTGATTGAAGCCACAAAGGCTGCCGAGTCTCAGGCGGATTATGTAACTGCGGCACAGCGTGCAGCGAACCTGTCCGCAAAGGAGAAGAAGGAGCTTATCGCCAAGTTGCAGCAGGAGATGAAGAATGCTGCCAAAGAGCTCCAGTTCGAGCGGGCGGCGGAGTTGCGTGATATGATCGTGGAACTGAGCGCCTCCTAA